In Silene latifolia isolate original U9 population chromosome X, ASM4854445v1, whole genome shotgun sequence, the following proteins share a genomic window:
- the LOC141619815 gene encoding uncharacterized protein LOC141619815 codes for MPPSVASDCCTSINWLGVDFILEEMPLNNILEVELFDVWGVDFMGPFPSSFGNHYILVAVDYVSKSIEAIATPTNNSRVLPKIFKDCIFPWFGVPRAVISDGGSHLINRTIYVLLKKYGVRHKVALAYCWAQN; via the coding sequence atgccgccgagcgtggcttcaGACTGCTGCACGTCCATAAATTGGCTTGGCGTGGACTTCATTTTGGAAGAGATGCCTCTAAACAACATTTTAGAAGTGGAACTCTTTGATGTATGGGGTGTGGACTTCATGGGACCGTTTCCATCCTCATTTGGCAACCATTACATTTTGGTTGCGGTGGATTACGTGTCCAAGTCGATAGAAGCTATTGCCACACCTACTAATAATTCAAGAGTTCTTCCCAAGATTTTCAAAGACTGCATATTTCCATGGTTTGGAGTGCCTAGGGCCGTAATAAGTGATGGTGGCTCACATTTGATCAACCGCACCATCTATGTCTTGCTCAAGAAGTATGGTGTTCGACACAAGGTTGCTCTTGCTTACTGCTGGGCCCAGAATTAG